The following coding sequences are from one Pararge aegeria chromosome 13, ilParAegt1.1, whole genome shotgun sequence window:
- the LOC120628770 gene encoding uncharacterized protein LOC120628770, which yields MPKRKSDEDSDEYIRRKMRKIEKKLRRRNKRSRRLSSSSNDLESICASPVLSLPKDGLPLIINDEQHGLPTQNVDLENLEPLPGPSSPVLTVSEEYPLDDDILEMLGLTKETRKELLDKHLIPSNCTKLAAPLLNLEIKAALSDTLIGKDKSTEYRQNQIASAISCIGVALTKIFKSDSKDSTIIKPLLEGAQLLCDFQFCESMKRRSLICASIKKEIKSQLYETEIDTYLFGEKLADTLKAAKAISRSASEIKASKPKTTIGRPQSRSLNSKPQPVTSRQPATATVYGTTATTTAATPSTTTAAAAAIAVTTAIQAAAPLSTTLDSHGNVTAVQTYGRKIIREAYARRGVPSNSLDVICASLSNNSEKQYTVAFKQWFSFCDGNNVDYYEASIPKIIYFLTDEFNKGSQYGTLNSYRSALSLIIGTRVSSDDRIRRLFKGFYRLRPPLPKYNITWDTSIALDFLANLYPHNEISLEQLTKKTVTLIALITAHRVQTLSLIRIAQITRCSNMIYIKIPDIIKTSRLGAHQPCLNIPFYQIKPEICPALTLLNYLDITRSLRSDNDDFLFISHKKPNKSVTSQTLSKWIKNTLYESGIDTSIFSAHSTRHASTSAASRLGVNIDVIRSTAGWSGSSHVFGKFYHRGIDNHNTDDFALSILRN from the exons ATGCCAAAAAGGAAGAGTGATGAGGATAGTGATGAATACATTAGACGCAAGATGaggaaaatagaaaagaaattgCGCAGGCGCAATAAACGTTCTCGTCGTTTAAGTTCAAGTAGCAACGACTTGGAATCAATCTGTGCGTCGCCCGTGCTGTCACTACCTAAAG ATGGCCTACCTTTGATCATTAATGATGAACAACATGGCCTACCCACACAAAATGTGGATCTGGAAAATCTGGAGCCTCTTCCAGGACCATCCTCACCAGTTCTAACTGTTTCGGAGGAATATCCTTTAGACGACGATATCCTCGAGATGCTAG GGCTTACAAAGGAAACTCGCAAAGAACTACTAGATAAACATCTTATTCCTAGTAATTGCACTAAGTTAGCTGCCCcgcttttaaatttagaaataaaagcgGCATTGTCAGACACTTTGATAGGCAAAGATAAGAGCACTGAGTACAGGCAAAATCAAATTGCATCAGCAATTTCGTGCATTGGAGTGGCTCTGACAAAGATATTTAAATCGGACTCAAAAGACTCCACGATAATAAAACCTTTACTTGAGGGTGCTCAATTACTGTGCGACTTTCAATTCTGCGAGTCAATGAAAAGAAGAAGCCTTATTTGCGCCTCTATCAAGAAAGAAATTAAGAGCCAATTGTATGAAACCGAAATTGATACCTACCTATTTGGCGAGAAACTGGCTGATACTCTTAAAGCTGCTAAAGCTATCAGCAGGTCGGCCTCTGAGATTAAAGCATCTAAGCCCAAGACCACAATAGGACGTCCTCAGTCTCGTTCTTTAAACTCCAAGCCTCAGCCGGTGACCAGCAGGCAGCCAG CAACGGCGACAGTATATGGTACCACTGCCACCACCACCGCCGCCACCCCCTCCACCACTACTGCTGCCGCCGCCGCCATTGCAGTCACAACAGCGATCCAGGCAGCAGCGCCCCTATCAACGACGCTAGACTCG CACGGCAACGTTACCGCAGTTCAAACTTATGGCCGGAAAATTATCAGGGAAGCTTATGCCAGAAGAGGTGTACCATCAAATTCATTAGACGTAATCTGTGCTTCTTTATCAAACAATTCAGAAAAACAATACACTGTGGCATTTAAACAATGGTTCAGTTTTTGTGATGGAAATAATGTAGATTATTATGAGGCGTCAATtcccaaaattatttattttctgacaGATGAATTTAATAAAGGGTCTCAATATGGGACACTTAATAGTTACCGTTCCGCCTTGTCATTAATTATAGGAACACGGGTGTCCTCCGATGATAGAATTCGAAGACTTTTTAAGGGCTTTTACAGACTCCGTCCGCCTTTACCAAAATACAATATCACTTGGGATACATCTATCGCATTAGATTTTTTGGCAAATTTATATCCTCATAACGAAATTTCTTTAGAACAattaacaaagaaaacagtGACTTTAATAGCACTCATCACTGCCCATAGAGTGCAGACCTTATCGCTAATAAGGATCGCACAGATTACACGTTGCTCtaatatgatttatataaaaataccggATATAATAAAAACCTCAAGATTAGGCGCCCACCAACCGTGCCTTAATATACCGTTTTATCAGATAAAGCCTGAAATCTGTCCTGCACTTaccttgttaaattatttagatattactcGTTCATTAAGAAGTGATAACGATGATTTCTTATTCATAAGTCATAAGAAACCCAATAAGTCTGTTACCAGTCAAACTTTAAGCAAATGGATAAAGAATACACTCTATGAGAGTGGAATTGACACCTCAATATTCTCTGCCCATTCCACCCGACATGCTAGTACCTCCGCTGCTAGCAGACTCGGTGTGAATATCGATGTAATTAGAAGTACTGCCGGGTGGAGTGGAAGTTCCCATGTGTTTGGAAAGTTCTATCACAGAGGCATTGATAATCATAATACAGATGACTTTGCTTTATCAATCTTAAGaaactaa